The Fimbriimonas ginsengisoli Gsoil 348 genome window below encodes:
- a CDS encoding Crp/Fnr family transcriptional regulator, which yields MEIKAALQHVSVFAKLNDQSLAGLAEHSEVRGYETGDFILTERAKGSSLVVLLSGRVGVQRQTGTGRTVLITLRKAGDHLGEMSLLDGQGHSADVVALEYCLVVLVPREAFLEVLHQNTDVAVEVIKALTARLREQTGDLTRAKSLDVMGRVCSALVELADGKGEIRGVTQQHLANQTGATRESVNRTLQLLKEAGHIEQDRGFIRVLHARALRERAEDFG from the coding sequence ATGGAAATCAAAGCTGCTCTCCAACATGTTTCCGTCTTCGCCAAGCTGAATGACCAAAGTCTTGCTGGGCTCGCGGAACATTCCGAGGTGCGCGGATACGAAACAGGAGATTTCATTCTGACGGAGCGCGCGAAGGGATCATCGCTGGTGGTGCTCCTGAGCGGACGGGTAGGAGTTCAGCGACAGACGGGGACAGGGCGTACGGTCCTGATCACCCTCCGAAAAGCGGGAGATCACTTAGGAGAAATGAGCCTGCTAGATGGCCAAGGCCACTCGGCGGACGTGGTTGCGCTGGAGTATTGCCTAGTCGTTCTGGTCCCTCGGGAAGCGTTCCTAGAAGTGCTCCACCAAAACACGGACGTGGCGGTCGAGGTCATCAAGGCGCTCACGGCGCGACTGCGCGAGCAGACGGGCGACCTTACCCGCGCGAAGAGCCTTGACGTAATGGGGCGTGTCTGCTCGGCGCTTGTGGAACTTGCCGACGGTAAGGGCGAAATTCGCGGCGTGACCCAGCAGCACCTTGCCAACCAAACCGGCGCTACCCGGGAGTCCGTCAACCGAACTCTCCAATTGCTAAAGGAGGCGGGTCATATCGAGCAAGACAGAGGTTTCATTCGAGTGCTTCACGCTCGCGCTTTGCGCGAAAGGGCCGAAGACTTTGGCTAG
- a CDS encoding AAA-like domain-containing protein, with amino-acid sequence MSLEPATSTYPGRGFFVSGGTVPSGSPSYVERSADRELYEALLSGEYCYVLNSRQMGKSSLAVRTVARLQERGVRTAFVDLTRIGGANVSAEQWYAGLLAETGRVLDLRAQAVAFLREHKELGPAQRYLSFLQEVALPLQETPLVVLLDEIDAVRSLAFSTDELFAGIRQLHNGRASEASLTRLTFCLLGAALPSDLIRDPRSTPFNVGRRVELRDFTQEEASALTKGLATGGAEQLIRRILHWTGGHPFLTQTLGADLAHKSVDVDQLVRERYLDARARETDTNLADVGNRLLGRGDPNVGDAERADTLSLYAKLLKSGIQDDESNPHAARIKMSGVARLDSGHLTVRNEIYRQIFGPGWIKENMPGQELRRQKRAFWKGALRTTVVAASVVGGFAFLAWSNARLARDAKLAGNREQYEAYLASMQLMPMLWSEGQTERMAHTLQRISLNPARGWEWDFWSRRVTGNGPHTDVTRGSYWPQLSPDGKTILSRTGDRVHLLDGSDLHEMRSFKVPGHDTIAQFAGNDRFVVQERGKPASTQLRDARDGHLVRSLGWNVLSPNGEAISPNGRWMASEGLDGKLSVLDVNTGRIRRLALPAISTGNWWDVEFSQDGRQLVWLCRYPSVHPGDKEPRHVLFIDVKTWKLLHTVDCDYRTNIVRVHPSGRFMIAVLLSGDLVTYDLPSGRKRLRQSGKQGVGTIIKFSPDGRLMSSVANNRILRVDRMDGIRPNSYRIYRGANSCLFFPDSRHLAFSYDRLRLVDLAMPDAEQPFSIGGSAPWETSPIGWSGDRLTAFTGGKIVGAPVLTGFQALPIAPAPGPAKIDSDGALAFCQVGRQEFKILDVASGRELLRAKDESITQTVVKRLDRNRLLIASDLRRLRIWDDRVKAFVKTVRFDLQSSAFALSHDRRSLAVGFIDGTVTVFDTNTWKIQWSSTIHYWSVYQLRFASNDRWLLTAADDDTGSVLEAGTGRTVSRLVGHGQTVASIDLSPDGRRIATGSYDKTVKLWDFATGREITSIGEATSPYIDVHFTLDNRCLVGTTISGEVHIWRR; translated from the coding sequence ATGAGCTTGGAGCCGGCCACGTCGACGTATCCGGGGCGGGGGTTTTTCGTCTCGGGCGGGACGGTGCCCTCAGGGTCTCCGTCTTACGTGGAACGGTCGGCGGACCGCGAGCTTTACGAGGCGCTGCTTTCAGGTGAGTATTGCTACGTCCTGAACTCCCGCCAGATGGGCAAGTCTTCCCTGGCCGTTCGAACGGTGGCTCGGCTGCAAGAAAGGGGAGTTAGAACGGCTTTTGTGGACCTCACCCGTATCGGGGGCGCTAACGTATCGGCGGAGCAGTGGTACGCGGGGCTACTGGCGGAAACGGGAAGGGTGCTGGATCTTAGGGCGCAGGCGGTTGCGTTTCTAAGAGAGCACAAGGAGCTTGGTCCGGCTCAGCGCTACCTCTCTTTCCTGCAGGAAGTGGCGCTTCCGCTTCAGGAAACTCCCTTGGTGGTACTGCTGGACGAGATCGACGCGGTGCGCTCCCTTGCCTTCTCCACCGATGAGCTGTTCGCCGGGATTCGGCAGCTCCATAACGGCAGAGCCTCCGAAGCTTCACTTACGCGCCTCACGTTCTGTCTCCTGGGTGCGGCGCTCCCGAGCGATCTCATCCGGGATCCCAGAAGCACTCCTTTCAACGTGGGGAGGAGAGTGGAGCTCAGAGACTTCACGCAGGAGGAAGCAAGCGCGCTCACCAAGGGTCTCGCGACAGGAGGGGCCGAGCAGTTGATTCGACGAATCCTCCACTGGACGGGCGGTCACCCGTTCCTCACTCAGACCCTTGGTGCGGATCTGGCTCATAAGAGCGTCGATGTGGACCAGCTAGTCAGAGAGCGGTACTTGGACGCAAGAGCCAGGGAGACCGATACCAACCTCGCCGACGTGGGGAACCGCCTCCTCGGCCGTGGAGACCCCAATGTAGGAGACGCAGAAAGAGCCGACACACTTTCGCTTTACGCCAAGCTCCTAAAGAGCGGAATCCAAGACGACGAGAGCAACCCACACGCGGCGCGGATCAAAATGAGCGGCGTCGCGCGGCTCGATAGCGGCCATCTCACCGTCCGCAACGAAATCTACCGTCAGATCTTCGGCCCCGGCTGGATCAAAGAGAATATGCCCGGGCAGGAGCTCCGAAGACAGAAGAGAGCGTTCTGGAAGGGCGCCTTACGAACAACCGTCGTGGCCGCCTCGGTTGTGGGCGGGTTCGCGTTCCTCGCCTGGAGCAACGCCCGTTTGGCTCGCGACGCCAAGCTCGCCGGAAACCGGGAGCAGTACGAGGCATACCTCGCCTCAATGCAGTTGATGCCGATGCTGTGGTCGGAAGGGCAAACCGAGCGCATGGCCCATACCCTTCAGCGGATTTCTCTCAATCCGGCCAGAGGCTGGGAGTGGGATTTTTGGTCGCGACGCGTCACTGGAAATGGGCCACACACAGACGTGACGCGCGGATCGTATTGGCCCCAACTCTCGCCCGACGGAAAAACGATTCTGAGCCGCACGGGAGACCGAGTGCACTTATTGGATGGAAGCGACCTCCACGAGATGCGCTCTTTCAAGGTTCCTGGTCACGACACCATAGCTCAGTTTGCCGGTAACGATAGGTTTGTCGTTCAAGAGCGCGGGAAGCCCGCCTCGACTCAACTGAGGGATGCCCGAGACGGCCATCTGGTCCGGTCTCTAGGTTGGAATGTGCTCAGTCCGAACGGCGAGGCGATCTCCCCGAATGGTAGATGGATGGCAAGCGAGGGTCTTGACGGAAAGCTCTCAGTTCTCGACGTGAACACAGGGAGAATTCGACGGCTGGCATTACCGGCGATATCGACGGGCAACTGGTGGGATGTCGAGTTTTCGCAAGACGGCCGCCAGCTTGTGTGGCTTTGCCGGTACCCGTCCGTTCACCCCGGGGACAAGGAGCCCCGGCACGTTCTGTTTATCGATGTCAAGACATGGAAGCTTCTGCATACGGTGGATTGCGACTATCGGACGAATATCGTCAGAGTCCACCCTTCCGGTCGCTTTATGATTGCTGTGCTGCTATCAGGCGACTTGGTCACGTACGACCTTCCGAGCGGAAGGAAAAGACTGCGTCAATCGGGCAAGCAGGGCGTGGGAACGATCATTAAGTTTTCGCCTGATGGCCGATTGATGTCTTCTGTTGCCAACAACAGGATCCTCCGGGTCGATCGGATGGACGGGATCAGGCCGAACTCGTACCGAATCTACCGAGGCGCAAACTCTTGCCTGTTCTTTCCCGATTCGCGTCACCTCGCGTTTTCCTACGATCGATTAAGACTTGTCGATCTCGCAATGCCGGATGCCGAGCAGCCTTTCTCCATAGGCGGCAGCGCCCCGTGGGAGACGTCACCGATAGGGTGGAGTGGCGACCGGCTGACCGCCTTCACGGGTGGAAAGATCGTCGGGGCTCCCGTTCTCACAGGTTTTCAGGCACTACCTATCGCGCCAGCGCCCGGGCCGGCAAAAATCGACTCGGATGGCGCCTTGGCGTTTTGCCAGGTCGGCCGACAAGAGTTCAAGATCCTTGACGTCGCTTCGGGCCGTGAACTTTTGCGAGCAAAAGACGAATCGATAACGCAAACCGTTGTCAAGCGGCTGGATCGCAACAGACTTCTGATCGCTTCCGACCTCCGCCGGCTGCGGATCTGGGACGATCGGGTCAAGGCTTTCGTAAAGACTGTGCGCTTCGATCTTCAATCCTCCGCCTTCGCCCTCAGTCACGATCGGCGGAGCCTGGCGGTGGGATTTATCGATGGGACGGTCACGGTGTTCGACACGAATACCTGGAAAATCCAATGGTCTTCGACCATTCACTATTGGAGTGTCTACCAACTCCGCTTCGCATCCAATGACCGGTGGCTGCTGACCGCCGCCGACGACGATACCGGGAGCGTGCTTGAGGCCGGTACGGGCCGGACCGTTTCCCGTTTGGTCGGGCACGGCCAAACGGTGGCGAGCATCGATCTTTCACCCGACGGACGCCGGATCGCGACCGGTAGCTACGATAAAACCGTTAAGCTATGGGACTTCGCGACCGGGCGTGAGATAACCAGCATTGGCGAAGCCACATCGCCTTACATCGACGTTCACTTCACGCTGGACAATCGATGTCTCGTCGGCACCACGATTTCGGGCGAGGTTCATATTTGGCGGCGATGA
- a CDS encoding WD40 repeat domain-containing protein: protein MTFCLLGAALPSDLIRDVRTTPFNVGKRIELRDFTLEEARAFTPVLGANGAERLERVFFWTGGHPFLTQTLCAGLTSPESSQNGPLSTVDEHVRERYLDARARETDTNLADVGNRLLGTGDPNVDERIRADALSQYTKLLQGSIQDDESNPSAARIKMSGVASLESGRLSIRNRIYAKVFDKTWIRENMPGQEFRRQKRAFWKGAMRTGGIAAAVVGTISFLAWQNQRLANTREHERNQARYEAYASAMSNMSTLWDRRNHEEIRRTLDRFVSSPDRGWEWDFWNGRISESRSVFEPDGSPMPRVSPDGKLLVYRIGQWAKLLDASTLRLVRKFRIPGHGFNIWWTPKGTLIEEDLEGRGRDLELDPFRGGVIRDFGHRFLSWHPDSFSPDGLWTFEVGVQGETSFFDLATGNGRRIPAARLTTLGFFLPDGKTVVLYVPRYKGGQQFSVAFIDRATGQEVAKPIGGNAAVGTIAASRDGRYLAVATDSNSIRVYDLPHRRLINDLTTKERVGMLQFSTDGTRLVAACANRLALLYAVDSHWVHPLGEISSTNVVWFVPGTHRLVASYGLIRLIEEGEVTRKTVRGLPPGPFATGWRGDLAIGIYQRGAENSVLAFDPKTERPPQRVDRASGHSVMSEDGTLVIGDGNQRILRDPISQKSRLQIPSALAGVSAIVSSDRKYAAVREVGKIATWDISRRRLLREDTGGDFTAMAFSPDGRHLALGRYDGRLEMRRTVDLTVEWSQPAHFMLINHLEFSRDGRIVSSSSDDDTGAVLDARNGQPISHLVGHGQTVFCTVASPDLRRAATCGDDGTVRLWDFQTGRELTTLETKVDVKQLHYSADGRSLYGIARDGRVYTWTAAKRVR from the coding sequence TTGACCTTCTGCCTTCTTGGGGCGGCTCTGCCCTCGGACCTGATCCGCGATGTAAGGACCACCCCCTTCAACGTCGGCAAGCGAATCGAGCTTAGAGATTTCACTCTGGAGGAAGCAAGAGCCTTCACTCCCGTCTTGGGCGCTAACGGCGCTGAACGCTTAGAGAGAGTCTTTTTCTGGACCGGCGGGCATCCATTTCTTACCCAGACTCTGTGCGCGGGACTGACAAGTCCGGAATCATCTCAAAACGGACCGCTATCGACGGTTGACGAACACGTCCGCGAACGTTATCTCGACGCCCGCGCGCGAGAGACGGACACCAATCTCGCCGACGTCGGAAACCGCCTTCTGGGAACGGGAGATCCGAACGTGGACGAGCGAATCAGGGCCGATGCGCTGAGCCAGTACACAAAGCTGCTTCAGGGCAGTATCCAAGACGATGAGTCGAATCCCAGCGCCGCCCGAATTAAGATGAGCGGAGTTGCTAGCCTGGAAAGCGGCAGGCTCTCGATCCGCAATCGAATCTACGCAAAGGTCTTTGACAAAACCTGGATTCGCGAGAACATGCCCGGCCAGGAGTTTCGAAGGCAGAAACGAGCTTTCTGGAAAGGCGCCATGCGTACCGGTGGGATTGCCGCCGCCGTTGTCGGCACGATCTCCTTTCTCGCATGGCAAAATCAACGGCTCGCCAATACTCGCGAGCACGAGCGAAACCAAGCCCGGTACGAGGCCTATGCCTCGGCCATGAGCAATATGTCCACGCTCTGGGATCGTCGCAACCACGAGGAGATCCGTCGCACCCTAGACCGGTTCGTAAGCAGCCCTGACCGCGGATGGGAATGGGATTTCTGGAATGGAAGAATCAGTGAATCTCGCTCCGTCTTCGAACCCGATGGAAGCCCGATGCCGCGCGTATCTCCCGATGGAAAGCTACTGGTGTATCGCATCGGCCAATGGGCAAAGCTCCTTGACGCCTCAACCCTTCGATTAGTCCGAAAGTTTCGGATACCAGGTCACGGGTTTAACATCTGGTGGACGCCCAAAGGAACCCTCATCGAAGAGGATTTGGAAGGCCGGGGCCGCGACTTGGAGTTAGATCCCTTTCGCGGCGGGGTGATCCGCGACTTTGGACATCGATTCCTATCGTGGCACCCTGACTCGTTCTCTCCGGACGGACTCTGGACCTTTGAGGTCGGCGTACAAGGGGAGACAAGTTTCTTTGACCTCGCCACAGGGAATGGTCGAAGGATCCCGGCGGCGCGGCTCACAACGCTGGGGTTCTTCCTTCCCGACGGGAAGACGGTTGTACTGTACGTCCCACGATATAAGGGAGGTCAGCAGTTCTCGGTCGCGTTTATTGACCGTGCCACGGGTCAAGAAGTGGCGAAACCGATTGGCGGGAATGCCGCGGTGGGCACGATTGCTGCCTCCCGCGATGGAAGATATCTTGCCGTCGCAACCGACTCCAATAGCATCCGCGTTTACGATTTGCCGCACCGACGACTCATCAACGATCTCACCACAAAGGAGCGGGTGGGGATGCTCCAGTTCAGTACGGACGGAACGCGCCTGGTCGCGGCCTGCGCCAATCGGCTCGCCTTGCTGTACGCCGTGGATTCGCATTGGGTCCATCCCCTGGGTGAGATTTCTTCCACGAACGTGGTGTGGTTTGTTCCCGGCACCCATCGGTTGGTTGCTTCCTACGGGCTGATTCGGCTTATCGAAGAAGGAGAAGTCACGAGGAAAACGGTTCGTGGATTACCTCCCGGTCCCTTCGCCACAGGGTGGCGAGGCGACCTGGCGATTGGGATCTATCAAAGGGGTGCTGAAAACTCGGTCCTCGCTTTTGATCCAAAAACCGAGAGGCCTCCGCAGAGAGTGGACCGCGCGTCGGGTCACTCCGTAATGTCGGAAGACGGCACGCTAGTAATCGGTGATGGCAACCAACGGATACTGAGAGATCCGATCAGCCAAAAGAGCCGCCTCCAAATACCGTCCGCACTTGCGGGTGTGTCGGCAATCGTCTCTTCGGACCGGAAGTATGCCGCGGTTCGTGAGGTTGGGAAGATTGCCACGTGGGACATTTCTCGACGCAGGTTGCTTCGCGAGGACACGGGTGGGGACTTCACGGCGATGGCTTTCTCACCGGATGGTCGTCACCTGGCCCTTGGTCGCTACGATGGCAGATTGGAGATGCGTCGAACCGTCGATCTCACTGTCGAATGGAGCCAGCCCGCCCACTTCATGTTGATCAATCACCTGGAGTTCAGCCGCGATGGTCGGATCGTCAGTTCCTCATCCGATGACGATACAGGCGCCGTACTCGACGCCCGAAACGGCCAACCGATCAGCCACTTGGTCGGGCACGGACAAACCGTGTTCTGTACCGTCGCGTCCCCCGATTTGCGTCGAGCGGCCACCTGCGGAGATGACGGAACCGTTCGCCTCTGGGATTTCCAAACCGGACGTGAGTTGACGACTTTGGAAACGAAAGTAGATGTAAAGCAACTTCACTATTCGGCAGATGGCCGATCTCTGTACGGAATCGCACGAGATGGACGGGTCTACACCTGGACAGCTGCTAAGAGGGTCCGATGA